Proteins from one Erysipelothrix larvae genomic window:
- the xerA gene encoding site-specific tyrosine recombinase/integron integrase — protein MNETLNTFLNYIYITHTQSEETKSSYRRDILQFIDYIEDEDLMNLPHDIGYSYLNALYEFGLEPSSIARKISCLRSYMKFLQANYGALTNPFDSIRIRRGRRKLPSFLSRNDLENLFSSCEQDVLGLRNRALFELMYACGLRVSEACNLILSDINTNDHSLIVRGKGNKERVLFYYESYAKVFDAYLKQSRVQLVDDTSNQSVFLNNKGNPLTPRGVQYLLKKQSEIAGLRESVHPHMLRHSFATHMLDNGAGLRIVQSLLGHESISTTQIYTHVSIDTIKRYYNKAMENVDLT, from the coding sequence ATGAACGAAACACTTAATACTTTTTTAAATTATATCTACATTACCCACACCCAGTCCGAAGAAACCAAAAGTAGTTATCGACGTGATATCCTACAATTCATTGATTATATCGAAGATGAAGATCTCATGAACTTACCCCATGACATTGGGTATAGTTATTTAAATGCGTTGTATGAATTTGGACTCGAACCATCAAGCATTGCTCGAAAAATATCCTGTCTACGGTCTTATATGAAATTTCTTCAAGCCAACTATGGTGCGCTCACGAATCCTTTTGATAGTATACGGATTCGAAGGGGAAGACGTAAACTGCCTTCGTTTCTTTCACGAAATGATTTAGAGAATCTCTTTAGTTCATGTGAACAAGATGTCTTAGGACTCAGAAACCGCGCGTTATTTGAATTGATGTATGCGTGTGGATTGCGTGTCAGTGAAGCGTGTAATTTGATCCTATCCGATATCAATACCAACGATCACTCTTTAATTGTTCGTGGTAAAGGGAATAAAGAACGGGTTTTGTTTTATTATGAATCCTATGCAAAAGTCTTTGATGCGTATTTAAAACAATCACGTGTCCAACTTGTTGATGACACATCAAATCAATCTGTGTTTTTAAATAACAAAGGAAACCCATTAACCCCCCGTGGCGTTCAGTATCTTTTAAAAAAACAATCAGAAATTGCTGGATTGAGAGAATCAGTACATCCACACATGTTAAGACATTCTTTTGCAACACATATGCTGGATAATGGTGCAGGGTTACGTATTGTACAATCACTATTAGGTCATGAGTCAATTAGTACTACTCAGATTTATACGCATGTGAGTATTGATACGATTAAACGTTATTACAATAAAGCGATGGAAAATGTGGACCTCACATAA
- the dprA gene encoding DNA-processing protein DprA has translation MRNYIKNVAIHAKGNYDLLARLLYEKACVPEYTCNDRYICYGEKMYPSCLYELKKPPFVLFYEGDISLLDKSMVGIVGSRLPNDYGISMTKKLVGHLKCHHVIVSGVAKGIDTIAHETAMSHNTIGVLGCGLDIVYPPQNHTLIQSIKKHQLLLSEYPQGTQPKKHHFPFRNRIIAALSSDIYVMAANVRSGTMTTVNEALALNRNVICLPYQFDDPYGKGCNQLIEEGAEILTPSHFL, from the coding sequence ATGAGAAATTATATAAAAAATGTTGCAATTCATGCAAAAGGTAATTATGATTTACTAGCACGGCTTCTCTATGAAAAGGCGTGTGTCCCTGAATATACGTGTAATGATCGATACATCTGCTATGGTGAAAAAATGTATCCAAGTTGTCTTTATGAGTTGAAGAAACCACCGTTTGTGTTATTCTATGAAGGGGATATTTCGCTTTTAGACAAATCCATGGTGGGGATTGTCGGAAGTCGCTTACCCAATGACTATGGAATTTCAATGACAAAAAAATTAGTTGGACATTTGAAGTGTCATCATGTTATTGTATCGGGTGTAGCAAAAGGAATTGATACGATTGCCCATGAAACGGCAATGTCTCATAATACAATTGGTGTATTAGGATGTGGGTTGGATATTGTCTACCCACCACAAAATCATACACTGATACAAAGCATTAAAAAACATCAATTATTATTGAGTGAGTACCCGCAAGGTACCCAACCAAAAAAACACCATTTTCCATTTAGAAATCGCATTATCGCTGCATTGTCATCGGATATTTATGTCATGGCAGCAAATGTAAGAAGTGGCACAATGACAACAGTCAATGAAGCATTGGCGTTGAATCGCAATGTAATATGTTTACCATACCAATTCGATGATCCATATGGCAAAGGGTGTAATCAATTAATAGAAGAAGGGGCAGAAATATTGACACCGTCCCATTTCTTATAA
- the trmFO gene encoding methylenetetrahydrofolate--tRNA-(uracil(54)-C(5))-methyltransferase (FADH(2)-oxidizing) TrmFO, whose translation MSKKVRVVGAGLAGSEAVYQLAKRGYDVELYEMRPVKMTPAHVTSNFAELVCSNSFRSDALNNAVGLIKEEMRLLDSLIMREADKAALPAGSALAVDRVGFSEAVEACIRAFPNVTIHHEEWTGLDDTPTLIATGPLTSDALSNEIQTLIGDASLYFYDAIAPIVSVDSVNFDIAYRKSRYDKGDGADYINCPMTKEEFERFFFAIMASEEAPMRTFEDVKVFEGCMPVEEMAKRGIKTMLFGPLKPVGLERPDGTRPYAVVQLRQDDKAGTLYNLVGFQTRLKWGDQKKVIQLIPGLENAEIVRYGVMHRNTFLKSPGILNQHYQMIQKPNLFFAGQMTGVEGYVESAGSGLVAALNMIEYLENRPLIDWSGETMLGAMAHYISGANAKRFQPMNANFGLIQNRLDDREQMANRSIAWIQAFNERNT comes from the coding sequence ATGAGCAAGAAAGTTAGAGTTGTCGGCGCAGGTCTTGCGGGCAGTGAGGCAGTCTATCAACTTGCAAAACGTGGCTATGATGTTGAACTGTATGAAATGCGTCCGGTTAAAATGACACCAGCGCATGTTACCTCAAACTTTGCTGAGCTTGTCTGCTCTAATTCATTTCGATCAGACGCTTTAAATAATGCAGTAGGACTCATTAAAGAAGAAATGCGTCTTTTAGATTCACTGATCATGCGTGAAGCAGATAAAGCAGCACTCCCAGCAGGAAGTGCTTTAGCTGTTGATCGTGTTGGATTCAGTGAAGCGGTAGAAGCCTGTATTCGAGCATTTCCAAATGTCACAATTCATCATGAAGAATGGACTGGGCTAGATGACACTCCCACATTGATTGCTACAGGTCCTCTAACTTCTGATGCATTGTCAAATGAAATTCAAACATTAATTGGAGATGCATCGTTGTACTTTTATGATGCAATTGCGCCAATCGTAAGTGTTGACTCGGTTAACTTTGACATTGCATATCGTAAATCCCGATACGATAAAGGGGATGGGGCTGATTACATTAACTGTCCTATGACAAAAGAAGAATTTGAACGGTTCTTTTTCGCCATCATGGCTTCAGAAGAAGCGCCAATGCGCACATTTGAAGATGTCAAAGTATTTGAAGGGTGTATGCCAGTTGAAGAGATGGCAAAACGTGGGATAAAGACGATGCTTTTTGGACCCCTTAAACCAGTTGGACTTGAAAGACCAGATGGAACGCGTCCATATGCGGTTGTGCAATTGAGACAAGATGACAAAGCAGGAACCCTGTATAATCTTGTAGGCTTTCAAACTCGCCTAAAATGGGGTGACCAAAAGAAAGTGATTCAACTCATTCCAGGACTGGAAAACGCGGAAATCGTGCGTTATGGCGTGATGCATCGCAATACGTTTTTAAAGTCCCCAGGAATTTTGAATCAACATTATCAAATGATTCAAAAACCAAATCTATTCTTTGCAGGACAAATGACAGGTGTTGAAGGCTATGTAGAATCCGCAGGAAGCGGGCTTGTTGCAGCGTTAAATATGATTGAATATTTAGAAAACAGACCACTGATTGATTGGTCTGGCGAAACGATGCTAGGAGCTATGGCACATTATATATCAGGTGCTAATGCAAAACGCTTCCAACCTATGAATGCTAATTTTGGTTTGATTCAAAACCGATTGGATGATCGTGAGCAAATGGCGAATCGTAGCATTGCTTGGATCCAAGCATTTAATGAACGAAACACTTAA
- the lepB gene encoding signal peptidase I, producing the protein MEVKDDAFLKSLKEFIILFLKYIVILFVITTFITRVVRVEGTSMYPTLKDGEMGLSNIISVKLGNIDRFDLVIVYMEDQNKHIVKRVIGMPGETVSYQDDQLYINGEPVDEPFLDTDYVRNYRQDPTSAEDMEELDMYGKVTFTENLAEIKLGDHEYFLMGDNRPYSSDSRRYGPFQKSDIKSKNVFVIFPFNAIRYEGK; encoded by the coding sequence ATGGAAGTAAAAGATGATGCGTTTTTAAAATCTCTCAAAGAGTTTATTATATTATTCCTAAAATACATTGTAATTCTCTTTGTTATCACGACCTTTATCACACGTGTCGTGAGAGTTGAAGGTACTTCAATGTATCCTACATTAAAAGATGGTGAGATGGGTCTATCCAATATTATCAGTGTGAAACTGGGGAATATTGATCGATTTGATTTAGTGATTGTCTATATGGAAGATCAAAACAAACACATTGTGAAACGGGTAATTGGAATGCCTGGGGAAACTGTTAGCTACCAAGATGACCAACTCTACATCAATGGAGAACCGGTCGATGAACCATTTTTAGACACAGATTATGTTCGAAATTATCGACAAGACCCAACCAGTGCTGAAGATATGGAAGAACTTGATATGTATGGTAAAGTTACATTTACAGAAAATCTAGCTGAAATAAAGCTGGGTGATCATGAATATTTTTTAATGGGTGATAATAGACCGTATTCCTCAGATTCAAGACGCTATGGTCCGTTTCAAAAATCAGATATTAAAAGTAAGAATGTATTTGTAATTTTTCCTTTTAACGCAATTCGTTACGAAGGGAAGTGA
- the ylqF gene encoding ribosome biogenesis GTPase YlqF → MSVAQWFPGHMAKAIRLIEDNLKAVDFVIECRDARAPISTRNPLLAKTFQNKKRLILLTKKDLASLERTSQIMKTLEDEGHVVLLVDVHKDNIKRLVLEKTAEIMKEKHDRDKRRGIRSRASRAMIVGVPNVGKSTVINRLASRKAVRAENRPGVTQSLTLVKVSEALEIVDTPGLLWPKFETESMGIINALVGSIKETGFSLEVISDTARDYLIEHNPNSLQTRYSITTFDSFYESVGKSMGWLVSGGEVDDVFVRRMFLKDVQNGTLGMITWD, encoded by the coding sequence GTGAGTGTTGCACAATGGTTTCCTGGTCACATGGCCAAAGCAATTCGCCTGATTGAAGACAATTTAAAGGCTGTTGATTTTGTCATCGAATGTCGAGACGCGCGTGCTCCAATTTCTACACGAAATCCTTTGCTAGCGAAAACGTTTCAAAATAAGAAACGCTTAATTCTCCTCACAAAAAAAGACCTTGCCTCATTAGAACGTACGTCTCAAATCATGAAGACGCTTGAAGATGAAGGACATGTAGTTTTACTTGTGGATGTACATAAAGACAATATCAAGCGTCTTGTACTTGAAAAAACTGCAGAAATTATGAAAGAAAAACACGATCGTGATAAGCGTCGTGGCATACGCTCACGTGCATCACGGGCAATGATTGTAGGTGTTCCAAATGTAGGGAAATCGACCGTCATTAACCGGCTTGCATCACGTAAAGCAGTACGTGCTGAAAACCGTCCAGGCGTGACACAATCGTTAACATTAGTTAAAGTCTCAGAAGCACTTGAAATTGTGGACACACCGGGGTTATTGTGGCCTAAGTTTGAAACAGAATCCATGGGGATTATCAATGCACTCGTGGGTTCAATTAAAGAAACGGGATTTTCACTTGAAGTGATTTCTGACACAGCACGCGATTATTTAATTGAACACAATCCAAACAGCCTACAAACGCGCTATTCAATTACAACCTTTGACTCATTTTATGAATCTGTAGGAAAATCAATGGGATGGCTTGTCTCAGGTGGTGAGGTCGATGATGTCTTTGTTCGTCGTATGTTTCTAAAAGATGTTCAAAACGGAACACTTGGGATGATAACATGGGATTAA
- a CDS encoding cysteine desulfurase family protein has product MPKVQNKSVYLDFASTTRVFDEILDDAITLNKKFYANADSLHDMGQRVSALIDTTRKTLAKRFGVLPQEIIFTSGGSESNSTFIKGVCFANMHKGKHIITTQVEHSSVIESCRQLHDVFGFDVTYLPVTSQGVVDLNVLKQALREDTILVSIMAINNELGSINPIEEIVRVVKKHSHAYVHIDAVQALCKYDFSLKQVDGVSFSAHKIHGFKGSGLLIKKAHVPMIPLISGGQQEQGLRGGTLDSVSDILWAKTIRLEEALHHQKHAHIVMLNHMLREAFEDLDDVIINSPHDASPYIINMSIKNVGSEIMMNALNREGYMVSARSTCHSESDKPSEVLLAIGLNPAMALNTIRISIGYDTQQEDIEAVIRIIKETKEYVQQTV; this is encoded by the coding sequence ATGCCCAAAGTGCAAAATAAGAGTGTCTATTTGGATTTCGCAAGCACTACCCGTGTTTTTGATGAAATCCTCGATGATGCCATCACATTAAATAAGAAGTTTTACGCAAACGCTGACTCATTGCATGATATGGGTCAGCGTGTTTCTGCGCTTATTGATACAACACGAAAAACACTCGCAAAACGATTTGGTGTGTTACCTCAAGAAATTATCTTTACATCAGGGGGAAGTGAGTCAAACAGTACCTTTATTAAAGGGGTTTGCTTTGCGAATATGCACAAGGGGAAGCATATTATCACAACCCAAGTTGAACACAGTTCCGTCATTGAATCATGCAGACAACTCCACGATGTCTTTGGCTTCGATGTGACATACTTACCCGTTACATCTCAAGGTGTCGTTGATCTAAATGTCTTGAAACAAGCACTGCGTGAAGACACTATTTTGGTCAGCATCATGGCCATTAACAATGAACTGGGGAGCATTAATCCCATTGAAGAGATTGTGAGAGTTGTAAAGAAACACTCACATGCATATGTGCATATTGACGCAGTCCAAGCTTTGTGTAAATATGATTTTTCATTAAAACAAGTGGATGGTGTATCGTTTAGTGCGCATAAGATTCATGGCTTTAAAGGAAGCGGACTGCTCATAAAAAAAGCACATGTACCCATGATTCCACTGATTAGTGGAGGACAACAAGAACAGGGGCTTCGAGGTGGGACTTTAGACTCAGTATCGGATATACTGTGGGCGAAAACGATTCGACTTGAAGAAGCGTTGCATCACCAAAAACATGCACATATTGTCATGTTGAATCACATGTTACGTGAAGCATTTGAGGATTTGGATGATGTGATTATCAATTCACCACACGATGCTAGTCCATATATAATCAATATGTCCATTAAGAATGTGGGGTCTGAAATTATGATGAACGCACTCAATCGTGAAGGTTATATGGTTTCAGCGCGATCAACCTGTCATTCAGAATCAGACAAACCATCTGAAGTGTTACTTGCAATTGGACTAAATCCTGCCATGGCACTAAATACGATTCGTATCAGTATTGGCTATGATACGCAACAAGAAGATATTGAAGCAGTCATTCGAATTATTAAGGAGACAAAAGAATATGTACAACAAACAGTATGA
- a CDS encoding ribonuclease HII, translated as MGLIHEFEKPLWDIGKTVVGIDEAGRGPMAGPCICCGVVFPMGFDDERINDSKKLTEKKREALVELIKSNCLWYHIEVVDVETIDTQNIYIATQQAMYKIACLAPCDTVLTDAMPLEGTNKHVIDIIKGDQKSISIAAASILAKTYRDQLMVEYASIYPMYGFEKHKGYGTKAHKEAILKYGRSPIHRKTFKFKEEIQISLDI; from the coding sequence ATGGGATTAATTCACGAGTTTGAAAAACCATTATGGGACATTGGAAAAACTGTTGTTGGTATTGATGAAGCAGGACGTGGCCCAATGGCAGGACCTTGTATTTGTTGTGGTGTTGTTTTTCCAATGGGTTTTGATGATGAACGCATTAATGATTCAAAGAAACTCACAGAAAAGAAACGTGAAGCATTAGTCGAACTGATTAAGTCAAATTGCTTATGGTATCATATCGAAGTCGTTGATGTAGAAACAATTGATACACAAAATATATATATTGCGACGCAACAAGCAATGTATAAAATTGCATGTCTTGCACCCTGTGACACGGTGCTTACGGATGCCATGCCTCTAGAAGGTACAAACAAACACGTCATTGATATTATTAAGGGGGATCAAAAATCAATTTCGATTGCAGCAGCAAGCATCCTTGCGAAAACCTATCGAGATCAGTTAATGGTTGAATATGCCTCAATATATCCAATGTATGGCTTTGAAAAGCACAAAGGATATGGTACAAAAGCCCACAAGGAAGCAATCTTAAAATATGGTCGATCACCCATCCATAGAAAAACCTTTAAGTTCAAAGAAGAAATTCAAATATCCCTGGATATTTAG
- the ffh gene encoding signal recognition particle protein, with amino-acid sequence MAFDNLTNRLNDTFRKLSGKANLTDKNISDALAEIRIALLEADVNLSVINALLDHTKTEVMGMDVTRGVDPSQMFVKVVNDKLVEILGSEEAGLNFTRKPGVMMLVGLQGSGKTTSAAKIARQLKEKEDKKVLLVAADRQRPAAIEQLQILGQQIGVDVFTTDSKDPVEVVKEALKISNNYDVILIDTAGRLQIDNDLMQQLIEIQKLAQPEEILLSVDAMSGQDVIHVAQGFKDAVALTGLVATKFDGDARGGSILSVRYLTGVPVKYVGVGETLEDLDIFYPDRIASRILGMGDVISLVEKAQEKMDMEAAEASAQRMMEGKFTLDDMLIQLKQVSKMGPLSGLLKMMPGQIGQMASQVNDQDAAGNMKRTEAIIQSMTKKERANPNIIRASHKKRIANGSGTTTTEVNRLLSQFEKMQKQMKMLSRFMG; translated from the coding sequence ATGGCATTTGATAATTTAACAAACCGTCTGAATGACACATTCAGAAAGTTAAGCGGGAAAGCAAATCTAACAGACAAAAACATTTCAGACGCACTTGCTGAAATTCGGATTGCTTTATTAGAAGCAGACGTTAATCTAAGTGTGATTAATGCACTTTTAGATCATACTAAAACAGAAGTGATGGGAATGGATGTTACACGGGGTGTTGATCCTTCACAAATGTTTGTGAAAGTTGTGAATGACAAACTTGTTGAAATACTTGGAAGTGAAGAAGCGGGATTAAACTTCACACGCAAACCAGGTGTAATGATGCTAGTTGGTTTACAAGGGTCAGGGAAAACAACATCAGCAGCAAAAATTGCACGACAACTCAAAGAAAAAGAAGATAAAAAAGTATTGCTGGTTGCTGCAGATAGACAACGTCCTGCAGCGATTGAACAACTTCAAATTTTAGGACAACAAATTGGAGTGGATGTCTTCACAACCGATTCTAAGGATCCTGTAGAAGTTGTTAAAGAAGCACTCAAAATATCCAATAACTATGATGTAATTTTGATTGATACCGCTGGGCGTCTTCAAATTGATAACGATTTGATGCAACAACTCATCGAGATCCAAAAATTAGCGCAACCTGAAGAGATTTTACTCAGTGTTGATGCCATGAGTGGTCAAGATGTCATTCACGTCGCACAAGGGTTTAAAGATGCAGTTGCATTAACTGGGCTTGTCGCAACGAAATTTGATGGCGATGCACGAGGTGGATCTATTTTATCCGTGCGCTATTTAACCGGTGTTCCTGTGAAATATGTCGGGGTTGGTGAAACGCTTGAAGATCTTGATATATTCTATCCAGATCGAATTGCATCACGAATTTTAGGAATGGGAGATGTGATATCTCTCGTTGAAAAAGCCCAAGAAAAAATGGATATGGAAGCTGCAGAAGCCTCTGCACAACGTATGATGGAAGGGAAGTTCACCCTTGATGATATGTTGATTCAATTGAAACAAGTGTCAAAAATGGGACCATTATCGGGACTCTTAAAAATGATGCCAGGTCAAATTGGTCAAATGGCAAGCCAAGTTAATGATCAAGATGCTGCCGGAAATATGAAACGTACTGAAGCAATTATTCAAAGTATGACAAAAAAAGAACGTGCGAATCCAAACATCATTCGTGCATCGCATAAAAAACGTATTGCTAATGGTTCAGGCACAACAACAACAGAAGTGAACCGACTCTTAAGCCAATTTGAGAAAATGCAAAAGCAAATGAAAATGCTTTCGCGCTTTATGGGTTAA
- the thiI gene encoding tRNA uracil 4-sulfurtransferase ThiI — MYNKQYEFIVCRYGELSTKGKNRKDFTRQLIKNIKAQCEQFENLEYRPTFDRLYITLNGEDGEAVSKELSKVFGLSSFSLAVKVEKDLDAIADAAYECVKDETDKTFKIIARRNDKSFPHVSDEINRYVAGKILRETELKVNVRKPDIPVLIEVRKDFAYIMTSKIEGAKGHPVGIQGKVMVMLSGGIDSPVAGYLMMKRGVEIECIHFASPPYTSMEAQNKVLELAQKLTDFQHTIRVHIVPFTQMQLAIYKAVPESYAITMMRRMMLRIGEAYALKRRCLALANGENLGQVASQTLHSMNAITSVANMPILRPLLTYDKLEIIDIAQKIDTYETSILPFEDCCTIFTPKNPTTRPRLEKVDFYESKLDPELITNAIEGIETITLKHTVAHEETAFL, encoded by the coding sequence ATGTACAACAAACAGTATGAGTTTATCGTATGTCGCTATGGTGAACTCTCAACAAAAGGGAAGAACCGTAAAGACTTTACCCGTCAGTTAATCAAGAATATCAAAGCACAGTGTGAACAATTTGAAAATCTCGAGTACAGACCAACCTTTGATCGTTTATATATTACATTAAATGGTGAAGATGGCGAGGCGGTATCAAAAGAACTTAGTAAGGTGTTTGGTCTTTCATCCTTCTCTTTAGCAGTAAAAGTTGAGAAAGACTTGGATGCAATCGCAGATGCAGCATATGAATGTGTCAAAGATGAGACTGATAAAACGTTTAAAATTATTGCTCGTAGAAATGATAAATCATTCCCACATGTTTCCGATGAAATTAACCGCTATGTTGCAGGGAAAATACTTCGAGAAACGGAATTAAAAGTAAATGTAAGAAAACCTGATATTCCGGTGCTCATTGAAGTTAGAAAAGACTTTGCTTACATAATGACTTCAAAAATCGAAGGTGCTAAGGGACATCCTGTAGGAATTCAAGGCAAGGTAATGGTTATGTTATCGGGTGGAATTGATTCACCTGTAGCAGGATATTTAATGATGAAGCGTGGTGTTGAAATTGAATGCATTCACTTTGCTTCACCCCCATATACATCGATGGAAGCACAAAATAAAGTATTAGAACTTGCACAAAAACTTACGGACTTCCAACATACAATTCGCGTGCATATCGTACCATTTACACAAATGCAACTTGCGATATATAAGGCAGTTCCAGAAAGTTATGCAATTACGATGATGCGTCGTATGATGCTTCGAATTGGTGAAGCTTATGCCTTAAAACGCCGTTGTTTAGCACTGGCGAATGGTGAAAATTTGGGACAAGTTGCATCGCAAACACTTCATAGTATGAACGCAATTACATCCGTTGCGAATATGCCTATCTTGAGACCTTTACTCACTTATGATAAACTTGAGATTATTGATATTGCACAAAAGATTGATACGTATGAAACATCAATTCTACCGTTTGAAGATTGTTGTACAATTTTCACACCTAAAAACCCAACAACACGACCACGTCTTGAAAAGGTTGATTTTTATGAGTCTAAGCTCGATCCAGAACTCATAACAAATGCAATTGAAGGGATCGAAACGATAACACTTAAACATACCGTTGCACATGAAGAAACGGCATTTCTATAG
- the topA gene encoding type I DNA topoisomerase — MKSLVIVESPSKSKTIEKYLGKDFEVVSSKGHIRDLATRGKGGLGVDVDNDFDPTYVISKDKKDVVKELKKKAEKVDAVYLATDPDREGEAISWHLADELGLDLNSKNRVVFNEITKEAVLNAFNQPRTIDMDLVKSQETRRILDRIIGFKLSKLLQSKIKSKSAGRVQSVALKLIVDREKEILAFIPEEYWTVEGIFMNQGIEIVTKADKYKGKKLEMKNEADAQKVLDNTTGPFDISKLIRKDRKKQPKMPFITSTLQQEASTRLNFNSKKTMRVAQKLYEGVDLGGETQGLITYMRTDSTRLSHVFVDAVKPYIQETFGKEYVGAYRSGKKNDNAQDAHEAIRPTSIHHTPESVKQYLSNDEYKLYRFIYYRTLASLMSSAVYDSISVTFTQNDYDFNGTGQTLKFDGYLKVYDYENSTDKLIGDLDETKQYSADKIIPEQHFTQPPARYTEARLIKELEELGIGRPSTYAMIMDTIVKRAYVTFEAQSETSRTKVFKPTDQGSLTNDKLQDHFSSIINPNYTSNMESDLDKIAEGDENNIHTLRSFVDKFYPLLDEANEKMEKIEAEKVGELCPECGGELVYRNGRYGKFIACSNYPECKYIRPLAGKERPKPEETGEMCPECGSPLVKRKSRFGTFFVGCSAYPKCKYIQPKEKKESKKESSDEQES, encoded by the coding sequence ATGAAAAGTTTAGTAATCGTGGAGTCACCATCAAAATCGAAAACGATTGAAAAATATCTTGGGAAAGATTTTGAGGTAGTATCTTCAAAAGGTCATATTCGTGACCTCGCAACACGTGGTAAAGGTGGTTTAGGGGTTGATGTCGATAATGACTTTGATCCAACCTATGTTATCAGTAAAGATAAAAAAGATGTTGTGAAGGAATTAAAGAAAAAAGCTGAAAAAGTTGATGCTGTCTATCTTGCAACCGACCCGGATCGTGAAGGGGAAGCAATATCATGGCATCTTGCTGATGAGTTAGGGCTTGATTTAAACAGCAAGAATCGTGTGGTGTTCAACGAAATCACAAAAGAAGCGGTTTTAAATGCATTTAATCAACCACGGACCATTGATATGGATCTTGTGAAATCACAAGAAACACGCCGTATCTTAGACCGTATCATCGGGTTTAAATTATCAAAATTACTGCAATCAAAAATTAAGTCAAAAAGTGCAGGTCGTGTTCAATCGGTCGCACTGAAACTCATTGTAGATCGCGAAAAAGAAATCCTTGCATTTATTCCTGAAGAATACTGGACTGTTGAAGGTATTTTCATGAATCAAGGCATTGAGATTGTTACAAAAGCGGATAAATACAAGGGTAAAAAACTGGAAATGAAAAATGAAGCGGATGCTCAAAAAGTCCTTGATAATACAACAGGACCTTTTGATATTTCGAAACTTATACGTAAAGATCGTAAGAAACAACCTAAAATGCCATTTATCACATCGACATTGCAACAAGAAGCATCAACACGATTGAATTTCAATTCTAAAAAGACAATGCGTGTTGCGCAAAAACTGTATGAAGGTGTTGATTTGGGTGGCGAAACACAAGGTCTCATTACATACATGAGAACGGACTCAACGCGTTTAAGCCATGTGTTTGTTGATGCTGTGAAACCCTATATTCAAGAAACATTTGGAAAAGAGTATGTTGGTGCATACCGCTCTGGCAAGAAAAATGACAATGCTCAAGATGCCCACGAAGCAATACGACCAACAAGCATTCATCATACGCCAGAATCCGTGAAACAATATCTATCAAATGATGAATATAAACTATATCGTTTTATTTACTACCGCACCTTGGCATCCTTAATGTCATCTGCAGTATACGATAGTATCAGTGTAACCTTTACACAAAATGATTATGATTTTAACGGTACTGGACAAACTCTAAAATTTGATGGGTATTTGAAAGTATATGATTATGAAAACTCAACGGATAAACTCATTGGTGATTTGGATGAAACAAAACAATACTCAGCAGATAAGATTATCCCTGAACAACACTTTACACAACCCCCAGCACGTTATACTGAAGCACGCTTAATTAAAGAACTTGAAGAATTAGGCATTGGTCGACCAAGTACGTATGCGATGATCATGGATACAATTGTGAAACGTGCTTATGTTACCTTTGAAGCGCAAAGTGAAACAAGTCGTACTAAAGTATTTAAACCAACAGATCAAGGGTCACTCACCAACGATAAGCTTCAAGATCATTTCTCATCGATTATAAATCCTAACTATACATCTAACATGGAAAGTGATTTAGACAAGATTGCGGAAGGGGATGAAAACAACATTCATACTCTGAGATCATTTGTTGATAAGTTTTATCCATTGCTTGATGAAGCAAATGAAAAAATGGAAAAGATTGAAGCAGAAAAAGTGGGTGAGCTCTGTCCTGAGTGTGGCGGCGAACTGGTATATCGTAACGGTCGATATGGCAAGTTTATTGCATGTTCAAACTACCCTGAATGTAAGTATATTCGACCTCTTGCAGGGAAAGAACGTCCTAAACCCGAAGAAACAGGTGAAATGTGTCCTGAGTGTGGGTCACCACTTGTAAAACGTAAGAGTCGTTTTGGAACCTTCTTTGTAGGGTGTTCAGCATATCCAAAATGTAAATATATCCAACCAAAAGAAAAGAAAGAAAGTAAGAAGGAGTCGAGTGATGAGCAAGAAAGTTAG